The Atribacteraceae bacterium genome segment GCAAGGAGAATGTCTTTGGCCACGTTCGGTGTAGTGCAGTACATGGTCCGGAACTTGAAAATCAAAAACGCGCGGTTTTCCCGTCCCACGCGACGCTGCCGGAAAAAAATCGGACCCGGGGAATCCCGCCGGATCCACATACT includes the following:
- a CDS encoding sugar transferase; this translates as MKGEGIGYRTAKRTFDFVISLVGLVILSPLILLVSMWIRRDSPGPIFFRQRRVGRENRAFLIFKFRTMYCTTPNVAKDILLA